The sequence ggcgtggatcatttaaattaggcgcgttcctgcgccgattgtactgcgcatgcgccgtccctaaaatttcctgacgtgcattgcgctaaatgacgtcgcaaggacgtcattggtttcaaagttaacgtaaatggcgtcctgcgccattcacggacgacttacgcaaacgacgtacatttttatatttcgacgcgggaacgacggccatacttaacattggttgcccctcatatagcaggggcaactttacgcgtcgcgaatgctacggaaacgtcgtaaattcactgcatcgaccgcgtgtacgttcgggaatctcgcataaatagctaatttgcatagacgacggggaaaacgacgtcggcaacacctagcggcgggaaaaaaaattgcatccaagatctgacagcgtaagagccttacgcctgtcagatctaatggatatctatgcgtaactgattctaagaatcagttgcatagatacgccgagccagattaggacttacgaggacgcaaatggcgttgcgccgtcgtaagccctttgagaatctggcccactgagtctGAAAAATATGCCCGGTCCTCTTCTAGAGGAATGATTCTGAAACTTATATGGAAATCACACATTACTGCTCTGTTGTATTATGAACAAAATGGGTATTTTTACTTGTTGTATTGTTTACGCTAGACATTTATGTAaactattttaatttttgctatatagATATATCAAGCAAACCGAAAACCCaaagatgatgatgatggagaAGATGAGGATGGTAGCGACAGCCTTTCGGACCAAGCATTAATTAGGATGATCTCCCGCAGTGGACCCATGGGCAAATCCCCCTTTTCAGATTCTTCTTCCCAGCCTTTCCCAGTACCAAAACAGGACTCTGGATTGTCTGGAGAATCATGGGGAGCACCTCAAAATAACCAGCGGGAGCACCAGAGGACTAGTGAGCTTATCGCTTGCACAGATCAGTCACAGCTGCCAGGAAATAAACCAACTCTAGCAAAAGTCTCGCTGAAGGATTATCGTGCAAAACATGCTGGCGAATTAGCAGCACAAAAGCGTCAACTAGAAAATATGGGTGCTAGCTTAAAAGAACAGTATGCCTCTGCAGCACAAAACTTGCTTATACAGCAGCAGAAAGATCGTAAAAAGGAGAGTCCTGCCTCGCCTATCATTTTAAAGATTCCTTTGCATGAGGTAAGCCATGAGCGGACAGAAAAAACCCCGAGCCTAAAGCTGCGTCTTCCTGTGCCCATCCGTGAGAAACCTGAGGACACAAAGATCCGCATAAAAGTGCCAAATGAGGAGAGTAGTAGCAGCGGCAAGGTCCGAGACAAACACCGAAGCGGTTCTTCATcatcacatcaccatcaccaccacaacAGTCAGTCCCATCGTCAGCACCATCATAACTCTTCCAGCTCGAGCAGTAAACGGTCGTCTTCTAGTGTGGCAGGATCATCGCACAAAACAGCAGATCCATCAAGAAAAAGACCTTTACCTGAAGATATCACTGGTCATGATCCAGTTTCTCTAAAAGTGAGCAGGACTTCAATACCTTCCAAAACTGAATCTCCAGTTGCACAGTCAGCACACAGAGCATGGAGCAGTCATAGCATTCATAAAAAAACAGATAGGGAAACATCTGGTTCTGATGGGCGGAGCCTACCAAAAGTAATTGATTACAAAGACACTGTAAGCATGATACATTCACTGCTAAGTGCACAGGGAGTGCAGCCCATTCCACCCCCTCAGTATTTAAATCAATATGGAGAGTACCGTAAGCATAGGCCTAGCAGCACAGATAAAACTAGGCCTCCCCTCCCTTCTGAGCCACCTCCTCCTATGCCACCACTTCCAAAATGATGGGAAAGTGATTGGGGATGTTTATGTAGCCACTTTTGAGCACTATTACACCAGCATTCTACTTTTTCTCAGCTGTCCTTTGTATTTTATTGATCAACTTTCATGTCGAAAG comes from Rana temporaria chromosome 2, aRanTem1.1, whole genome shotgun sequence and encodes:
- the CCNT1 gene encoding cyclin-T1 isoform X3, encoding MAPPGRWYFTREQLERSPSRRAGVDPDKELSYRQQAANLIQDMGQRLGVSQLTINTAIVYMHRFYMVQSFTKFHRNTIAPAALFLAAKVEEQPRKLEHVIKVVHACLNSKEPMPDTNSEAYLQQAQDLVILESIILQTLGFEITIDHPHTHVVKCTQLVRASKDLAQTSYFMATNSLHLTTFSLQYTPPVVACVCIHLACKWSNWEIPVSTDGKPWWEYVDATVTLKLLDDLTHEFLQILEKTPNRLKRIRNWRIYQANRKPKDDDDGEDEDGSDSLSDQALIRMISRSGPMGKSPFSDSSSQPFPVPKQDSGLSGESWGAPQNNQREHQRTSELIACTDQSQLPGNKPTLAKVSLKDYRAKHAGELAAQKRQLENMGASLKEQYASAAQNLLIQQQKDRKKESPASPIILKIPLHEVSHERTEKTPSLKLRLPVPIREKPEDTKIRIKVPNEESSSSGKVRDKHRSGSSSSHHHHHHNSQSHRQHHHNSSSSSSKRSSSSVAGSSHKTADPSRKRPLPEDITGHDPVSLKVSRTSIPSKTESPVAQSAHRAWSSHSIHKKTDRETSGSDGRSLPKKSGAAVLYTVTKSLCS
- the CCNT1 gene encoding cyclin-T1 isoform X1 gives rise to the protein MAPPGRWYFTREQLERSPSRRAGVDPDKELSYRQQAANLIQDMGQRLGVSQLTINTAIVYMHRFYMVQSFTKFHRNTIAPAALFLAAKVEEQPRKLEHVIKVVHACLNSKEPMPDTNSEAYLQQAQDLVILESIILQTLGFEITIDHPHTHVVKCTQLVRASKDLAQTSYFMATNSLHLTTFSLQYTPPVVACVCIHLACKWSNWEIPVSTDGKPWWEYVDATVTLKLLDDLTHEFLQILEKTPNRLKRIRNWRIYQANRKPKDDDDGEDEDGSDSLSDQALIRMISRSGPMGKSPFSDSSSQPFPVPKQDSGLSGESWGAPQNNQREHQRTSELIACTDQSQLPGNKPTLAKVSLKDYRAKHAGELAAQKRQLENMGASLKEQYASAAQNLLIQQQKDRKKESPASPIILKIPLHEVSHERTEKTPSLKLRLPVPIREKPEDTKIRIKVPNEESSSSGKVRDKHRSGSSSSHHHHHHNSQSHRQHHHNSSSSSSKRSSSSVAGSSHKTADPSRKRPLPEDITGHDPVSLKVSRTSIPSKTESPVAQSAHRAWSSHSIHKKTDRETSGSDGRSLPKVIDYKDTVSMIHSLLSAQGVQPIPPPQYLNQYGEYRKHRPSSTDKTRPPLPSEPPPPMPPLPK
- the CCNT1 gene encoding cyclin-T1 isoform X4 → MAPPGRWYFTREQLERSPSRRAGVDPDKELSYRQQAANLIQDMGQRLGVSQLTINTAIVYMHRFYMVQSFTKFHRNTIAPAALFLAAKVEEQPRKLEHVIKVVHACLNSKEPMPDTNSEAYLQQAQDLVILESIILQTLGFEITIDHPHTHVVKCTQLVRDLTHEFLQILEKTPNRLKRIRNWRIYQANRKPKDDDDGEDEDGSDSLSDQALIRMISRSGPMGKSPFSDSSSQPFPVPKQDSGLSGESWGAPQNNQREHQRTSELIACTDQSQLPGNKPTLAKVSLKDYRAKHAGELAAQKRQLENMGASLKEQYASAAQNLLIQQQKDRKKESPASPIILKIPLHEVSHERTEKTPSLKLRLPVPIREKPEDTKIRIKVPNEESSSSGKVRDKHRSGSSSSHHHHHHNSQSHRQHHHNSSSSSSKRSSSSVAGSSHKTADPSRKRPLPEDITGHDPVSLKVSRTSIPSKTESPVAQSAHRAWSSHSIHKKTDRETSGSDGRSLPKVIDYKDTVSMIHSLLSAQGVQPIPPPQYLNQYGEYRKHRPSSTDKTRPPLPSEPPPPMPPLPK
- the CCNT1 gene encoding cyclin-T1 isoform X6 — its product is MATNSLHLTTFSLQYTPPVVACVCIHLACKWSNWEIPVSTDGKPWWEYVDATVTLKLLDDLTHEFLQILEKTPNRLKRIRNWRIYQANRKPKDDDDGEDEDGSDSLSDQALIRMISRSGPMGKSPFSDSSSQPFPVPKQDSGLSGESWGAPQNNQREHQRTSELIACTDQSQLPGNKPTLAKVSLKDYRAKHAGELAAQKRQLENMGASLKEQYASAAQNLLIQQQKDRKKESPASPIILKIPLHEVSHERTEKTPSLKLRLPVPIREKPEDTKIRIKVPNEESSSSGKVRDKHRSGSSSSHHHHHHNSQSHRQHHHNSSSSSSKRSSSSVAGSSHKTADPSRKRPLPEDITGHDPVSLKVSRTSIPSKTESPVAQSAHRAWSSHSIHKKTDRETSGSDGRSLPKVIDYKDTVSMIHSLLSAQGVQPIPPPQYLNQYGEYRKHRPSSTDKTRPPLPSEPPPPMPPLPK
- the CCNT1 gene encoding cyclin-T1 isoform X2 — its product is MAPPGRWYFTREQLERSPSRRAGVDPDKELSYRQQAANLIQDMGQRLGVSQLTINTAIVYMHRFYMVQSFTKFHRNTIAPAALFLAAKVEEQPRKLEHVIKVVHACLNSKEPMPDTNSEAYLQQAQDLVILESIILQTLGFEITIDHPHTHVVKCTQLVRASKDLAQTSYFMATNSLHLTTFSLQYTPPVVACVCIHLACKWSNWEIPVSTDGKPWWEYVDATVTLKLLDDLTHEFLQILEKTPNRLKRIRNWRIYQANRKPKDDDDGEDEDGSDSLSDQALIRMISRSGPMGKSPFSDSSSQPFPVPKQDSGLSGESWGAPQNNQREHQRTSELIACTDQSQLPGNKPTLAKVSLKDYRAKHAGELAAQKRQLENMGASLKEQYASAAQNLLIQQQKDRKKESPASPIILKIPLHEVSHERTEKTPSLKLRLPVPIREKPEDTKIRIKVPNEESSSSGKVRDKHRSGSSSSHHHHHHNSQSHRQHHHNSSSSSSKRSSSSVAGSSHKTADPSRKRPLPEDITGHDPVSLKVSRTSIPSKTESPVAQSAHRAWSSHSIHKKTDRETSGSDGRSLPKVIDYKDTKSGAAVLYTVTKSLCS
- the CCNT1 gene encoding cyclin-T1 isoform X5, encoding MAPPGRWYFTREQLERSPSRRAGVDPDKELSYRQQAANLIQDMGQRLGVSQLTINTAIVYMHRFYMVQSFTKFHRNTIAPAALFLAAKVEEQPRKLEHVIKVVHACLNSKEPMPDTNSEAYLQQAQDLVILESIILQTLGFEITIDHPHTHVVKCTQLVRASKDLAQTSYFMATNSLHLTTFSLQYTPPVVACVCIHLACKWSNWEIPVSTDGKPWWEYVDATVTLKLLDDLTHEFLQILEKTPNRLKRIRNWRIYQANRKPKDDDDGEDEDGSDSLSDQALIRMISRSGPMGKSPFSDSSSQPFPVPKQDSGLSGESWGAPQNNQREHQRTSELIACTDQSQLPGNKPTLAKVSLKDYRAKHAGELAAQKRQLENMGASLKEQYASAAQNLLIQQQKDRKKESPASPIILKIPLHEVSHERTEKTPSLKLRLPVPIREKPEDTKIRIKVPNEESSSSGKVRDKHRSGSSSSHHHHHHNSQSHRQHHHNSSSSSSKRSSSSVAGSSHKTADPSRKRPLPEDITGHDPVSLKKSGAAVLYTVTKSLCS